From Halichoerus grypus chromosome 6, mHalGry1.hap1.1, whole genome shotgun sequence, one genomic window encodes:
- the IGSF6 gene encoding immunoglobulin superfamily member 6 isoform X4, with the protein MHSDHDRTRTPQEMETVKGGRIILGLEINLILFYVGATRECMVFVHQPPYLEVAHTQGAATIRCSFSHTGCPSEQPQSLWFRYGADQPENLCVDGCTGDAGKFTVKEVLTERAVSLTVNRVALNDSAIYICGIVFPSSKEPGAKRTGEGTILVVREMKEPHSLLIAVVSLLSIYIIGALVIFVILSKSKSNSLRNKETEDSQKKKSARRIFQEIAQELYSKRQVETRQQPVSVKYQRDVMQI; encoded by the exons ATGCACAGTGACCACGACCGCACGCGCACACCCCAAGAAATGGAGACTGTGAAGGGAGGCAGGATCATTCTCGGCCTGGAAATCAATCTGATTCTCTTTTATGTCG GTGCTACACGTGAGTGTATGGTCTTTGTCCATCAACCGCCTTACCTCGAAgtagcccacactcaaggggccGCGACCATTCGGTGTTCCTTCTCCCACACGGGGTGCCCTTCAGAGCAACCACAAAGCCTATGGTTTCGCTACGGTGCGGACCAGCCCGAGAACCTATGCGTGGATGGCTGCACCGGGGATGCAGGCAAATTCACAGTGAAGGAAGTCCTCACAGAAAGAGCAGTCTCCCTCACTGTAAACAGGGTGGCTCTGAATGACAGCGCCATCTACATCTGTGGAATCGTCTTTCCCAGTTCAAAGGAACCAGGAGCTAAGCGGACCGGAGAAGGGACCATACTGGTGGTAAGAG aaatgaaggaaCCACACAGCCTCCTGATAGCTGTTGTATCACTGCTCTCTATCTACATTATTGGTGCACTCGTGATCTTCGTAATCCTTTCCAAA TCAAAATCTAActctttaagaaacaaagaaacagaagattcaCAAAAG AAGAAGAGTGCCCGACGTATTTTTCAGGAAATTGCTCAGGAACTATATAGTAAGAGACAGGTGGAAACAAGACAACAACCTGTGAGTGTAAAATATCAAAGAGATGTAATGCAGATATAA
- the IGSF6 gene encoding immunoglobulin superfamily member 6 isoform X3: protein MLSDQGKADKVTKSQLGVPQFLTPDLLPPLPATLTLLEPLCPQVTRPHSRQQGATRECMVFVHQPPYLEVAHTQGAATIRCSFSHTGCPSEQPQSLWFRYGADQPENLCVDGCTGDAGKFTVKEVLTERAVSLTVNRVALNDSAIYICGIVFPSSKEPGAKRTGEGTILVVREMKEPHSLLIAVVSLLSIYIIGALVIFVILSKSKSNSLRNKETEDSQKKKSARRIFQEIAQELYSKRQVETRQQPEKGNT, encoded by the exons ATGCTTAGCGATCAAGGGAAAGCTGATAAGGTCACCAAGAGTCAACTTGGGGTCCCCCAATTCCTGACTCCAGATCTGCTGCCACCTCTGCCCGCAACGCTGACTCTACTGGAACCTCTCTGTCCTCAAGTAACCAGACCTCATAGCCGACAGCAGG GTGCTACACGTGAGTGTATGGTCTTTGTCCATCAACCGCCTTACCTCGAAgtagcccacactcaaggggccGCGACCATTCGGTGTTCCTTCTCCCACACGGGGTGCCCTTCAGAGCAACCACAAAGCCTATGGTTTCGCTACGGTGCGGACCAGCCCGAGAACCTATGCGTGGATGGCTGCACCGGGGATGCAGGCAAATTCACAGTGAAGGAAGTCCTCACAGAAAGAGCAGTCTCCCTCACTGTAAACAGGGTGGCTCTGAATGACAGCGCCATCTACATCTGTGGAATCGTCTTTCCCAGTTCAAAGGAACCAGGAGCTAAGCGGACCGGAGAAGGGACCATACTGGTGGTAAGAG aaatgaaggaaCCACACAGCCTCCTGATAGCTGTTGTATCACTGCTCTCTATCTACATTATTGGTGCACTCGTGATCTTCGTAATCCTTTCCAAA TCAAAATCTAActctttaagaaacaaagaaacagaagattcaCAAAAG AAGAAGAGTGCCCGACGTATTTTTCAGGAAATTGCTCAGGAACTATATAGTAAGAGACAGGTGGAAACAAGACAACAACCT GAGAAAGGCAACACTTAA
- the IGSF6 gene encoding immunoglobulin superfamily member 6 isoform X1, producing MLSDQGKADKVTKSQLGVPQFLTPDLLPPLPATLTLLEPLCPQVTRPHSRQQGATRECMVFVHQPPYLEVAHTQGAATIRCSFSHTGCPSEQPQSLWFRYGADQPENLCVDGCTGDAGKFTVKEVLTERAVSLTVNRVALNDSAIYICGIVFPSSKEPGAKRTGEGTILVVREMKEPHSLLIAVVSLLSIYIIGALVIFVILSKSKSNSLRNKETEDSQKKKSARRIFQEIAQELYSKRQVETRQQPVSVKYQRDVMQI from the exons ATGCTTAGCGATCAAGGGAAAGCTGATAAGGTCACCAAGAGTCAACTTGGGGTCCCCCAATTCCTGACTCCAGATCTGCTGCCACCTCTGCCCGCAACGCTGACTCTACTGGAACCTCTCTGTCCTCAAGTAACCAGACCTCATAGCCGACAGCAGG GTGCTACACGTGAGTGTATGGTCTTTGTCCATCAACCGCCTTACCTCGAAgtagcccacactcaaggggccGCGACCATTCGGTGTTCCTTCTCCCACACGGGGTGCCCTTCAGAGCAACCACAAAGCCTATGGTTTCGCTACGGTGCGGACCAGCCCGAGAACCTATGCGTGGATGGCTGCACCGGGGATGCAGGCAAATTCACAGTGAAGGAAGTCCTCACAGAAAGAGCAGTCTCCCTCACTGTAAACAGGGTGGCTCTGAATGACAGCGCCATCTACATCTGTGGAATCGTCTTTCCCAGTTCAAAGGAACCAGGAGCTAAGCGGACCGGAGAAGGGACCATACTGGTGGTAAGAG aaatgaaggaaCCACACAGCCTCCTGATAGCTGTTGTATCACTGCTCTCTATCTACATTATTGGTGCACTCGTGATCTTCGTAATCCTTTCCAAA TCAAAATCTAActctttaagaaacaaagaaacagaagattcaCAAAAG AAGAAGAGTGCCCGACGTATTTTTCAGGAAATTGCTCAGGAACTATATAGTAAGAGACAGGTGGAAACAAGACAACAACCTGTGAGTGTAAAATATCAAAGAGATGTAATGCAGATATAA
- the IGSF6 gene encoding immunoglobulin superfamily member 6 isoform X2, whose amino-acid sequence MLSDQGKADKVTKSQLGVPQFLTPDLLPPLPATLTLLEPLCPQVTRPHSRQQGATRECMVFVHQPPYLEVAHTQGAATIRCSFSHTGCPSEQPQSLWFRYGADQPENLCVDGCTGDAGKFTVKEVLTERAVSLTVNRVALNDSAIYICGIVFPSSKEPGAKRTGEGTILVVREMKEPHSLLIAVVSLLSIYIIGALVIFVILSKSKSNSLRNKETEDSQKKKSARRIFQEIAQELYSKRQVETRQQPAGASFSANRQ is encoded by the exons ATGCTTAGCGATCAAGGGAAAGCTGATAAGGTCACCAAGAGTCAACTTGGGGTCCCCCAATTCCTGACTCCAGATCTGCTGCCACCTCTGCCCGCAACGCTGACTCTACTGGAACCTCTCTGTCCTCAAGTAACCAGACCTCATAGCCGACAGCAGG GTGCTACACGTGAGTGTATGGTCTTTGTCCATCAACCGCCTTACCTCGAAgtagcccacactcaaggggccGCGACCATTCGGTGTTCCTTCTCCCACACGGGGTGCCCTTCAGAGCAACCACAAAGCCTATGGTTTCGCTACGGTGCGGACCAGCCCGAGAACCTATGCGTGGATGGCTGCACCGGGGATGCAGGCAAATTCACAGTGAAGGAAGTCCTCACAGAAAGAGCAGTCTCCCTCACTGTAAACAGGGTGGCTCTGAATGACAGCGCCATCTACATCTGTGGAATCGTCTTTCCCAGTTCAAAGGAACCAGGAGCTAAGCGGACCGGAGAAGGGACCATACTGGTGGTAAGAG aaatgaaggaaCCACACAGCCTCCTGATAGCTGTTGTATCACTGCTCTCTATCTACATTATTGGTGCACTCGTGATCTTCGTAATCCTTTCCAAA TCAAAATCTAActctttaagaaacaaagaaacagaagattcaCAAAAG AAGAAGAGTGCCCGACGTATTTTTCAGGAAATTGCTCAGGAACTATATAGTAAGAGACAGGTGGAAACAAGACAACAACCT GCCGGAGCATCTTTTTCTGCAAACAGACAATGA
- the IGSF6 gene encoding immunoglobulin superfamily member 6 isoform X6, translated as MLSDQGKADKVTKSQLGVPQFLTPDLLPPLPATLTLLEPLCPQVTRPHSRQQGATRECMVFVHQPPYLEVAHTQGAATIRCSFSHTGCPSEQPQSLWFRYGADQPENLCVDGCTGDAGKFTVKEVLTERAVSLTVNRVALNDSAIYICGIVFPSSKEPGAKRTGEGTILVVREMKEPHSLLIAVVSLLSIYIIGALVIFVILSKSKSNSLRNKETEDSQKEKGNT; from the exons ATGCTTAGCGATCAAGGGAAAGCTGATAAGGTCACCAAGAGTCAACTTGGGGTCCCCCAATTCCTGACTCCAGATCTGCTGCCACCTCTGCCCGCAACGCTGACTCTACTGGAACCTCTCTGTCCTCAAGTAACCAGACCTCATAGCCGACAGCAGG GTGCTACACGTGAGTGTATGGTCTTTGTCCATCAACCGCCTTACCTCGAAgtagcccacactcaaggggccGCGACCATTCGGTGTTCCTTCTCCCACACGGGGTGCCCTTCAGAGCAACCACAAAGCCTATGGTTTCGCTACGGTGCGGACCAGCCCGAGAACCTATGCGTGGATGGCTGCACCGGGGATGCAGGCAAATTCACAGTGAAGGAAGTCCTCACAGAAAGAGCAGTCTCCCTCACTGTAAACAGGGTGGCTCTGAATGACAGCGCCATCTACATCTGTGGAATCGTCTTTCCCAGTTCAAAGGAACCAGGAGCTAAGCGGACCGGAGAAGGGACCATACTGGTGGTAAGAG aaatgaaggaaCCACACAGCCTCCTGATAGCTGTTGTATCACTGCTCTCTATCTACATTATTGGTGCACTCGTGATCTTCGTAATCCTTTCCAAA TCAAAATCTAActctttaagaaacaaagaaacagaagattcaCAAAAG GAGAAAGGCAACACTTAA
- the IGSF6 gene encoding immunoglobulin superfamily member 6 isoform X5, with product MLSDQGKADKVTKSQLGVPQFLTPDLLPPLPATLTLLEPLCPQVTRPHSRQQGATRECMVFVHQPPYLEVAHTQGAATIRCSFSHTGCPSEQPQSLWFRYGADQPENLCVDGCTGDAGKFTVKEVLTERAVSLTVNRVALNDSAIYICGIVFPSSKEPGAKRTGEGTILVVREMKEPHSLLIAVVSLLSIYIIGALVIFVILSKSKSNSLRNKETEDSQKAGASFSANRQ from the exons ATGCTTAGCGATCAAGGGAAAGCTGATAAGGTCACCAAGAGTCAACTTGGGGTCCCCCAATTCCTGACTCCAGATCTGCTGCCACCTCTGCCCGCAACGCTGACTCTACTGGAACCTCTCTGTCCTCAAGTAACCAGACCTCATAGCCGACAGCAGG GTGCTACACGTGAGTGTATGGTCTTTGTCCATCAACCGCCTTACCTCGAAgtagcccacactcaaggggccGCGACCATTCGGTGTTCCTTCTCCCACACGGGGTGCCCTTCAGAGCAACCACAAAGCCTATGGTTTCGCTACGGTGCGGACCAGCCCGAGAACCTATGCGTGGATGGCTGCACCGGGGATGCAGGCAAATTCACAGTGAAGGAAGTCCTCACAGAAAGAGCAGTCTCCCTCACTGTAAACAGGGTGGCTCTGAATGACAGCGCCATCTACATCTGTGGAATCGTCTTTCCCAGTTCAAAGGAACCAGGAGCTAAGCGGACCGGAGAAGGGACCATACTGGTGGTAAGAG aaatgaaggaaCCACACAGCCTCCTGATAGCTGTTGTATCACTGCTCTCTATCTACATTATTGGTGCACTCGTGATCTTCGTAATCCTTTCCAAA TCAAAATCTAActctttaagaaacaaagaaacagaagattcaCAAAAG GCCGGAGCATCTTTTTCTGCAAACAGACAATGA